From one Rhizobium lentis genomic stretch:
- a CDS encoding alpha/beta fold hydrolase → MDQVLYSTPDNPAPENRTEGFFETHDGHQVRYAVFRSGGQVAKGTVVIIHGRNEYIEKYFETIRELTAKGLWVATFDLRGQGGSSRLLKRRNHGHIRSFSDYERDLDTFLEKIVLPDTRLPFYLLGHSTGGLIALSAAPYLTTRIDRMVLSAPFIGLTGQSASPRVIRTLAGTLTAAGLGFMPLTSKLKEPDFRDNPLTSDVTRFERNVAMMKAHPELTLGPPTARWLTEAFRAMDRVTTPNHLFSITIPTIIIAPTRDGVVPYTAQERLSRYFRAGQLVPINGARHEIFQERDIYRAAALAAFHAFIPGSDAEDNHDVAALGT, encoded by the coding sequence ATGGATCAGGTTCTCTATTCGACGCCCGACAATCCTGCCCCGGAAAACCGAACCGAAGGGTTCTTCGAAACCCATGACGGCCACCAAGTGCGTTATGCCGTTTTTCGCTCCGGCGGTCAGGTCGCTAAAGGAACGGTCGTCATCATCCATGGCCGCAACGAATATATCGAAAAATATTTCGAGACGATCCGTGAGCTGACGGCCAAAGGCCTTTGGGTCGCGACCTTCGATCTGCGCGGCCAGGGCGGTTCGTCACGGCTTCTGAAGCGCCGCAATCACGGCCATATCCGCAGCTTTTCCGATTACGAACGCGATCTCGATACGTTCCTCGAGAAGATAGTGCTGCCGGATACCCGCCTGCCCTTCTACCTGCTCGGCCACTCCACAGGCGGGCTGATCGCGCTATCGGCCGCCCCCTATCTCACCACCCGTATCGATCGGATGGTGCTGTCGGCTCCCTTCATCGGCCTGACCGGCCAGTCGGCTTCACCCCGCGTCATCCGCACTCTTGCCGGCACGCTGACGGCCGCCGGCCTCGGCTTCATGCCGCTGACCTCGAAATTGAAGGAGCCGGATTTCCGCGACAATCCGCTGACCTCGGACGTAACCCGTTTCGAGCGCAATGTCGCAATGATGAAGGCCCATCCGGAACTGACGCTTGGGCCGCCGACGGCCCGCTGGCTAACCGAAGCTTTCCGCGCCATGGATCGGGTCACCACGCCCAATCATCTCTTTTCGATCACCATCCCGACCATCATTATCGCCCCGACGCGTGACGGCGTCGTGCCCTATACGGCGCAGGAGCGGCTCTCGCGCTATTTCCGCGCCGGCCAGCTGGTGCCGATCAACGGCGCCCGCCACGAAATCTTCCAGGAACGGGATATCTACCGCGCTGCGGCACTCGCCGCCTTCCACGCCTTCATCCCCGGCAGCGATGCCGAGGATAATCACGACGTCGCCGCCCTCGGCACGTGA
- the hisN gene encoding histidinol-phosphatase, giving the protein MLPDRSFFNRLAEAARGETLPRFRSGLDVTNKLSSGFDPVTEGDRAAELAIRALIEENFPDHGILGEEHGDVGLDRDYVWVIDPIDGTRAFISGVPVWGTLIGLQKEGRAIMGMIEQPFTGERYFADENGSIYIGPEGERRLVTRQCESLSNAILFTTSPHLFAGDEMEKYREIEGQVRLFRYGCDCYAYALLAAGHIDLVIENGLKPYDVGGIIPVIEGAGGIITTWDGGRPENGGSIIAAGSRAIYEQAIAVLQR; this is encoded by the coding sequence ATGCTTCCTGACCGTTCGTTCTTCAATCGTCTGGCGGAGGCCGCCCGCGGCGAGACGCTGCCGCGTTTCCGCTCCGGCCTCGACGTCACGAACAAACTTTCTTCCGGTTTCGATCCGGTGACGGAAGGCGACCGGGCAGCCGAGCTCGCCATCCGGGCGCTGATCGAGGAGAATTTCCCCGATCACGGCATTCTCGGCGAGGAGCACGGCGATGTCGGGCTCGACCGGGACTATGTCTGGGTCATCGATCCGATCGACGGCACTCGCGCCTTCATATCGGGCGTGCCGGTCTGGGGAACGCTGATCGGCCTGCAGAAGGAGGGCCGGGCGATCATGGGCATGATCGAGCAGCCCTTTACCGGCGAACGCTATTTCGCCGATGAGAACGGCTCGATCTATATCGGGCCGGAGGGCGAGCGGCGGTTGGTAACGCGCCAATGCGAGTCGCTTTCGAATGCCATCCTGTTTACCACGTCGCCACATCTCTTCGCCGGCGATGAGATGGAAAAATACCGGGAGATCGAGGGCCAGGTGCGGCTCTTCCGCTATGGATGCGACTGCTATGCCTATGCGCTGCTTGCCGCCGGCCATATCGACCTCGTCATCGAGAACGGGCTGAAGCCCTATGACGTCGGCGGCATCATTCCCGTCATCGAGGGAGCGGGCGGCATCATCACTACTTGGGATGGCGGCCGGCCGGAAAACGGCGGCTCGATCATCGCCGCCGGCAGCCGGGCGATCTATGAGCAGGCTATCGCCGTTCTGCAGCGCTGA
- a CDS encoding N-formylglutamate amidohydrolase: MPEIREYELFEVHEPVSQTIPFVYNSPHSGRIYPPEFIAQSRLEGIAIRRSEDHYVDELFGSAVELGAPLLAANFPRAYLDVNREPYELDPRMFDGLLPPYANVNSLRVAGGLGTIPRIVAENMEIYSRRLPVQEGLDRVEAVYKPYHAALRRLIARTHVQFGFGVLIDCHSMPGNVRVAGCNGRPDFIIGDRYGTSASAELSRAAIAILEEMGFAAIRNKPYAGGFITEHYGRPSRGLHALQIEVNRAIYVDEVTLEKREDFSQVVDAVTAFMQQMADYVEKFAGERALAAE; the protein is encoded by the coding sequence GTGCCGGAAATCCGCGAATACGAGCTTTTTGAGGTTCATGAGCCCGTGTCGCAGACCATTCCCTTCGTCTACAACTCTCCCCACAGCGGCCGCATTTATCCACCGGAATTCATCGCCCAGTCGAGGCTGGAAGGCATTGCCATCCGCCGTTCCGAGGATCATTACGTCGACGAGCTGTTCGGTTCAGCCGTCGAGCTCGGCGCGCCATTGCTCGCCGCCAATTTTCCCCGTGCCTATCTCGACGTCAACCGTGAGCCCTACGAACTCGATCCGCGGATGTTCGATGGGCTGCTGCCGCCCTATGCCAATGTCAATTCGCTGAGGGTCGCCGGTGGACTCGGAACCATTCCGCGCATCGTTGCCGAAAACATGGAGATTTATTCGCGGCGGCTGCCGGTGCAGGAGGGGCTCGACCGGGTCGAAGCGGTTTACAAACCCTATCATGCGGCGCTGCGCCGGCTGATTGCCCGCACCCATGTGCAGTTCGGCTTCGGCGTGCTGATCGACTGCCACTCGATGCCCGGCAATGTGCGTGTGGCCGGCTGCAACGGGCGGCCCGATTTCATCATCGGGGATCGTTACGGCACCAGTGCTTCGGCCGAACTTTCGCGCGCCGCCATCGCCATTCTCGAGGAAATGGGCTTCGCGGCGATCCGCAACAAGCCTTATGCCGGCGGCTTTATCACCGAACATTACGGCCGCCCGTCGCGCGGGTTGCATGCGCTGCAGATCGAAGTGAACCGGGCGATCTATGTCGACGAAGTGACGCTGGAAAAGCGCGAGGATTTCTCCCAGGTGGTCGACGCCGTCACGGCCTTCATGCAGCAGATGGCGGACTATGTCGAGAAATTCGCCGGTGAACGGGCCCTGGCTGCCGAATAA
- the cpdR1 gene encoding response regulator CpdR1: MTQKILLAEDDNDMRRFLVKALEKAGYKVLSYDNGASAYDRLREEPFSLLLTDIVMPEMDGIELARRATELDPDLKVMFITGFAAVALNPDSKAPKDAKVLSKPFHLRDLVDEVNKMLAA, from the coding sequence ATGACTCAGAAGATACTTCTCGCCGAAGACGACAACGACATGCGCCGCTTCCTGGTGAAAGCGCTGGAAAAGGCCGGTTACAAGGTCCTTTCTTATGACAATGGCGCCAGCGCCTATGACCGGCTGCGCGAGGAGCCGTTTTCTCTGCTCTTGACCGATATCGTCATGCCCGAGATGGATGGCATCGAGCTGGCGCGCCGGGCCACCGAACTCGATCCTGACCTGAAGGTGATGTTCATCACCGGTTTTGCCGCCGTGGCGCTGAACCCCGATTCGAAGGCACCGAAGGATGCCAAGGTCCTTTCCAAGCCGTTCCACCTGCGCGACCTCGTAGACGAGGTCAACAAAATGCTTGCCGCATAA